The following are encoded together in the Desulfococcus multivorans genome:
- the ehuC gene encoding ectoine/hydroxyectoine ABC transporter permease subunit EhuC, whose translation MQEYVEFLLAYWPRFADGAVVTLQQAGLGTLLAVVVALTTGFMKMSPILPVRWLGIAYIEVFRGTSLLVQLYWIFFVLPLFGLTLGKFTAGFLALGLNLGAYGAELVRGGVQSVPRGQYEAAIALGMGPFKRMRRIIFPQALLNMLPPWGNLLIELLKSTALVALISVSDLMFESKQINMTTFQSAQAFGTALIIYYVMARCIITPGMRWLERRLALKLSRG comes from the coding sequence ATGCAGGAATACGTCGAATTTCTATTGGCCTACTGGCCGCGCTTTGCCGACGGCGCCGTCGTGACGCTCCAGCAGGCGGGATTGGGTACGCTTCTGGCTGTTGTCGTCGCCTTGACGACGGGGTTTATGAAGATGTCCCCGATCCTGCCCGTACGCTGGCTGGGGATCGCCTATATCGAGGTCTTTCGAGGGACCTCGCTGCTGGTGCAGCTCTATTGGATTTTTTTCGTATTGCCCCTTTTCGGCCTCACCCTGGGAAAATTCACGGCGGGATTTCTCGCCCTGGGATTGAACCTCGGCGCCTATGGGGCCGAACTGGTCCGGGGCGGCGTGCAGTCGGTTCCCCGGGGACAGTACGAAGCCGCCATCGCCCTCGGCATGGGGCCGTTCAAACGGATGCGTCGGATCATTTTCCCCCAGGCCCTGCTGAACATGCTGCCGCCGTGGGGAAACCTGTTGATCGAGCTTCTCAAGTCGACGGCGCTGGTCGCCCTGATATCCGTTTCGGACCTGATGTTCGAGTCCAAACAGATCAACATGACGACCTTTCAGTCCGCCCAGGCCTTCGGTACGGCGTTGATCATCTATTACGTAATGGCGCGATGCATTATCACGCCGGGAATGCGGTGGCTGGAGCGCCGACTTGCCCTTAAACTGAGTAGAGGATAA
- the ehuD gene encoding ectoine/hydroxyectoine ABC transporter permease subunit EhuD, which translates to MFDWKWDFTIQILPRLLEATLNTLMAAGFGYLIALVVGLFFALAQRTPFRPLTVIIREFVEMIRSTPLILQIFFVFYVGPQFGVRLSPWTAGMTAIGLHYAAYLSEVYRAGLDSVSKGQWEACIALNLSVPRTYFKIIIPQAIPNIIPGLGNYLVGIFKDSPMLSVIGVTELFHVATAIGAETYRFLEPYTLVGAIFLAISLPAAMSIRRFEDWVRASLGMKKLYTKD; encoded by the coding sequence ATGTTTGACTGGAAATGGGATTTTACGATCCAGATTCTGCCCCGGCTCCTGGAGGCCACCCTCAATACGTTGATGGCCGCGGGATTCGGCTATCTCATCGCGCTGGTGGTGGGACTTTTCTTCGCCCTTGCCCAGCGGACGCCGTTTCGGCCATTGACGGTAATAATCCGTGAATTTGTCGAGATGATTCGGTCCACGCCGCTGATACTGCAGATCTTTTTCGTCTTTTACGTGGGGCCGCAGTTCGGCGTCCGTCTTTCGCCCTGGACCGCCGGCATGACCGCCATCGGTCTGCACTACGCCGCGTATCTTTCCGAGGTTTATCGAGCCGGGCTCGATAGCGTGTCCAAGGGGCAGTGGGAGGCGTGCATCGCTCTTAATCTCAGCGTCCCGCGAACCTATTTTAAAATCATCATTCCCCAGGCGATCCCCAACATCATTCCGGGCCTCGGCAACTACCTGGTGGGTATCTTCAAGGACTCCCCCATGCTCTCGGTCATCGGCGTTACGGAACTGTTTCACGTGGCCACGGCCATCGGGGCCGAGACCTATCGATTCCTGGAGCCTTACACCCTGGTGGGGGCGATCTTTCTGGCCATTTCGCTGCCGGCGGCGATGTCCATCCGGCGGTTCGAGGACTGGGTGCGTGCTTCGCTGGGGATGAAAAAACTTTACACAAAGGATTGA